AGATAAGTGGGTGCAATACCTCAAGGTGTTCTAAGAGCTTATTTTTCTTGTGGCAAGTTTGGTCATTAGTCTTAGGAGTGCCCAAGATGCGATTTTGTTATTCAAACTATATCAAAAAAATTCCTTGCTAACATAGGGTCCCTGAAGTGTGTTATGATTGTAGAGAGGATAGTAATTTCAGTAGGAGTGTCCCAGGTATCTTTTGGTCAACCAGTTGGGGTCAACTCATGCTTCTCACCAGGTTAGGGCTTTAGGGGTTTGTTATGACTTCAGAGAGACTAGTCATTGGTCTAGTAAAAGTCCTTTGTATAGGATTATTAGTCATTCAATTCATCTAGATCAGTCTTGTAGAGATGTAGTGCCTTCAGTTAAAGGTGGTGCACTCAGTGCCTCAGTTAGTGATTCATACGTTCAATTTGAGTTTAGATCCACCCAAATTCATACTTTTTTTAGTATATTGGGTTTATGACTTTGGATTTCCACCATGATAGCTGTGCCTTTTATTTCTTACCATTACCTTTTATTTGATTTAGATTGGTGTTTTTATACCCATTGATGACTATATGCCTAGGcatatttgtattgattattgtaTGCCTTGGTGTagattttatgattatatgactatCCCCATAAACGATTTTTTTATAATGGATAGAGTAGACCAGTATTGATATTTTCCTAAGAGTTtagcatttgggtttgagtcccatttacaGTGGCTATTGGCTTTTTTATAGCCCAAGAGTGGTACTTGtcattaattttcatttttggtacCACCTATATCTTGTACTGGGGTttctattgttgttattattgtcacTATTCTGACATTGATTGATTCTTACTTGTTTGATGGCTATACTAGCATTTTCTTGTTAGAATCCCTTCCTCGTGATTATTATTCATTGACCTAAGTGGCTAGCTCGGTTGGATGGTTTTCTCTTATTTAGCAAGGTAAggttctttgtttttcttttttgttggagGGGTTAAATTGGGTGATTGAGTGGGTTAAATTGGGTGATTGAGTGGGTTATAAAAGATATATTAGGTTGGACTtccatggtattgttatggttcgAGAGTTGGGGATTTGgttatatttctcatttttattgaGATTCTAGGGCTTACCTTCTGGTTTGTTAAGGTTTTCGAATTGACTATCCTTCCCTATTGCCGTTTTTTATAAGGTTGACCTGGATGGGATCCTTGATGTTGATGTCAAATGGTATAAGGTTTGCTTTTCTAGTTTGTTGGGTTCGCCTCTGTTGATAACTTTGATCTTGGTATTGGTATGGAGTTTGATACTCTGTTCTTGCTATGATGTTGTTCTTGATCCAATTGAGTTAAAAGTGGTGGAAAAGGGGTGATCCTTTCCTATAGTCACTCCTAAAGATTAGCCAATTGGGAATTCACTATCTTGGTTTACccgatttatttttttgtaatgttcTTGAACTTGGCATTGATATTGAGATTTCTACCCTATTCTTCTACGATGTGATTCATGATTTAATTGGGTAAAGGTTGTTTTGCATAGGAGGATTTAGGAAATCCTTACTTTGAAACTTTTTGGCCTAATAAGACTTTGTGGAGTGATTTTCCTTGGTGATATGTGCCTATGGTTAttcattgttgttgatgtatCATTCAATTGACTAGTGTTTGTCTAATCTTGCATTTGTCCGAGTTTCTAGAGTTTCGGTTATCACTAGTACTGCTTGTAGCCTTTGTGAGTCCTTGGGTATGCCTTGATGCATTATGCCCTTCAACAAATGTGGAGTAGATTGCTTGTGTCCTTAGACGATGGACTACCTCAGTTCTGATTTTGTCCTTCGGCAATATTTCTATTTTGGTTCTTGTAGGGTCTTTGGGGGATATGCCTGCTTTTGATAGTGAGGTTAATTTGGGTGTTTTGCCTCATCTCAGACTTGTTGGCTTAAGTTTCAGATTTTGACTCTTTTAGATGACAACATGGAAGTTATGCTAGATTTTGGCATTTGGATGCTTACTCATCTATAGTATTTTCTTGGACAATTGAGATTGAGCGGTTCAACTTCGATGTTAAGATTATAGTTGGGAGTTGTAGAGTTTGGGTACAACCTGTATTTTCAAATTTATCTTAGTTGGTATGTCATCATAAGCTAGATAAGCATACTCTTAATCTACTTATTTAGTCTTCTTCAGTTCAGATGGATTGTGGTTGAGAGATGCTCGGGTGATAGCCCATTAGCATTTGATGATGGTTTCTTCTGCTCTTGactttgatttttagtttttatcagaATTTTGGGTTTTCATCTCAGAAGAAGAAGTGTACTCGAGTTGGATTAAAATTGTTTCATCCTCAATTGGTGGGACACCTTGGAGAAGATCGTTTAGTTTTGAGTGTTCATGCTTCGGACTCTTGACCATCAGTTTTGAAAGTCATCCAGATTAGGTAGCGTATTTGGTATAGATCATAGACATTGGTCATCACCATTTGTGTGTCCAGGTAGCACCATATCAGCTTATCCTTATGTATGCTATTATGGATTTTTCTTAGATCAACTTTAGTTCTTCGAGGTTTGTGTGATGGGTTGTACAGACAGGACTCAAATTTCATTTAGTGTGTGATTTGGAGTAGATGTCAGGTTTGGAAAGCCAAAAAAAGGGTATATTCAGATATTGAAGTTGGTTGCATGATTCATGGATTCGTGTCATGACTCGATTTACTattcatgatggtacctacttttCTGAATAGttggtaagccaaaccatagcctaTAGCTACACGCAGTGGGCTAACatggtggaaaatggcctaaaagctagaaataaaCGTTTAAAGACttaacacaataataaaaaagtcataaTAGTCAAATAGATAGATAAAATATCTATAATCATCCTACGACCTAGTAATGCCAATACAAAGTTACTACAAATGAAACATAAGTactgaaactttcaaatacaatCCATCTCGGAAAATGAAACACTATGActaatagaaggaaaaaaggtAACTCTGACTCCAAAATCTCGCCTAATATCTGAAATCAACCCAGTACGAGTTTTGTATCAACGACAAcaactagtacttggatatgtATGAAAAtagtacaaaagtgtagtatgagtaccaaatccaTAGGTACTTAGTAGGTATATTCAGCCTACTGAGATAAACCAAGATATTAATAcaataagatacaaaataaaatgaACTTAGTCAAGGCAGTGAAGCAAACCTATAAATAAGAACCAACACCATTGTGCgtagttaaataaataaatatggaagaTTAATGTAAAGATCACACatttataactactaaattggaCCCCATAAGTCAAtaagtacagaaaagtaaataactcaatgCGGaactcataatcccgaaggattCAATCAAGGAAACTAAATTAACAAAGATCCACAACTTTATAGAATAATAACTATAACCACCAAATAatccataccatatcatatcagACCCAACTCTCAATGCCAGACTCGAATTGGAACtcatataatcatcatcatcatcacatccTCAATAGTCTCAACATCATAACATTATTTGCCGaacttgaactagaactcatagCATACATAACATCATTAATTGCAACACTTGGGTTGGAACTCATattcatcaacatcatcatcaatgtaataccccgggaatttttttgttgaaattttatgcgtaaacgtgttgggttctatcttctagaataaactataaatttttcatgcggaatgtcttagattatgacctatcattatgtagagtatcgaataagatttccaatgatatgtggatcatccaaaatggagagccgagcgacgagttatgaacattttgatcgaaccatgaatagtagtaaatagtaaaatgtgcaggaaaaagtaatgaggcctggcatatttttactcctactttaaatgatcataactccttgtacataatgatctgggtgatctactatatatcaatggaaatctctgcgggtcctctttccaatgaaattggtttcatccaatttgtctatcgaagcaaaaagttatggtcgatctacttcagcctatcaaaagtgaatttttgggttaacttcaaatgatcataactcctcgtacacaataatctgggtaagatactatatatcaacgaaaagatataagagtcctatttctaataaaattggtttcatccaatttggatatcgaagtaaaatgttatggttgataacttttgtatgtgcattgattaccgtcaacttaacaaggtaactatcaagaaaaTACCCccttcctcgaattgatgatttgtttgatcagctgcaaggtgctagatatttttttaaaatagaccttagatccggttatcaccaactcaaggttagggaatgtgatattcctaagacagccttctgaacttgttatggtcattttaaattccaagtgatgtctttcaggttaaccaATACTCCtgcggctttcatggatcttaggAATAGAGTATTTAAgcagtatttggatatgtttgttattatgTTCATAGATGGCATTCTTATTTACTCTCAAAGTGAGgtcgatcatgcagaccatctccaAATTGTGCTAGAAACTCTTAGGGTGTATCAattatttgccaagtttagtaaatATGAGTTCTGGCTAAGGTCCGTAGATTTCTTGGGTGACGttgtttcttccgaaggtattacagttgatcctcaaaagatagaggctataaagagttggtctagacctatttctccctttgacatccaaagtttcttgggtctagctggttattattgtcgttttgttgaagggttttcttctaatGTGTTTACTATGAACCTTTTgacacaaaagaaagtgaagtttttgtggtcagaatcttgtgagaagagttttcaggagttgaagactcgactcaattcaacccctattttgacttttccgaatggtgttgatggttttgtggtttattgtgatacttccagagtgggtttgggttatgttttaatgcaaaaaggtaaggttatatcctatgcttctagatagttaaagcctcataagaagaattatcctactcatgaccttgaattagctgcgatggtttttgctttaaaaatctggagatattatttgtatggtgtgcatgtagatgtcttcatggatcataaaagcttgcagtatgtgttcaccaagaaagagttgaaccttaggcagagacGGTGGTTAGATCTATTgatggattatgatatgagtgtcttgtatcaTTCGTGCAAGGcaaatgtagtggcggatgcccttagtcggaagtctatgggtagtgtagcgcATGTagaaaatgataagaaagagttagcccGTGAGGTGAATCGCTTGTctaggttgggagttaggttgtctggtgatgctgagggtagcaTAGGAGTTCAAAGTGGTCCGagtcctctttagttttggatgtgaaggagaagcaagacaaggatcgTACCTTGGTTAGGTTAAAAGAATCCGTTaaaaaccaaaaggtagaggttttctcccaagggggagatggcgtgttgagattttaagatagAGTTTGTGTTCCGAATATTGATAACTTAAGGCAGAGAAATATGGCGGAAGCATATGGCACacgatattccattcatcccagtGATACtaatatatatcatgatttgcgggaaatttattggtggaacggtatgaagaggaacatagcaaAATTTATGTCAAAATGTGCTACGTGTCAAAAagttaagatagaacaccaaatgcccagtggtgtgatgcaagagctTAGCATTCCTACTttgaaatgggaagaagtgaatatggatttcgtggtTGGTTTACCTTCTTCTCGTtgccatcatgattcaatttgggttgtagTAGATCAGTTAACGAAATCAgttcatttcttgcctgtgcattcatcTTTTACAGCTGAAgactatgctagattgtatattcgggaaCTCGTCAAACTTCCTGGagtccctttggctattatttctgacaggggtactcagtttacttcttagttttggaaatcttttcagaagggtctcggtacccaagttcatttaagttctgctttccatcctcAAACCAATGGTCAAGCCGAATGAACcgttcagactttagaagatatgttgagagcttgtgtgcTTGAcgttaaaggtagttgggatgagcacttgccattagttgagttttcttacaataacaggtTTCATGCTACTATTAGAATGGCCCTGTTTGACGCTccttatgggaggaggtgtagatcgcccataggttggtttgaagttagtgaaaCTGCTATGACtggacctgatgctgtgtttGAAGCTACGGAAAAATTTAGGTTGATTTGAGAACGATTGAAAATcgctcaaagtcgtcagaagtcttacgcggatgtgaggagaaaagatcttgagtttaatattGATGATTTGGTTTAtctaaaggtttcacccatgaaaaggggtGAAAAgctttggaaagaaagggaaatttAGTCCCCATTACGTTGGCCCTTATATGATTCtaagtcgtgttggtaaggtagcttatgaggtttaTTATCCCGCGGAGTTGTCGAATGTTCACCCGGTtttccatgtatccatgcttaAGCGATGTATTGGTAACTCAATTGTAATTGAACCTTCTGAGGATTTGGATATCCAAAATAATCTTTCATTTGAGGAATTTTTGattgagattctagattttcaaGTTCGGAAGCTAAGAAGCAAGGAAGTTCCTTTAGTTAAAGTGTTTTGGAGAAATCAATGCGTCAAGGGTGCGACATGGGAGGTTGAAGCGGAAATGCTTACCAaatacccttatcttttctctacAAATCTAGAACGTGTCGAAGGTATCATTCTCTTTTGATTCGATCCTTATTACTATACTTATCTTAGCTTATGTGTTTTCTTAAATATCGGAAATCTAGTgtgaaatatatgttttgagCAAGGTAGTTTTGATTGATATCCATATATCCACAATATTCCTGACTTACTCatcgacattcgaggatgaatgtttccaagggggggatgatataatacctcgggaaatttttcgttgaaattttgtgtgtaaacgtgttgggttctatcttctagaatgaattataaattttccatgtggaatgtcttagattatgacccactaatgcgtagagtatcgaataatatttccaacgatatgtggatcatccaaaaaggacacccgagcgatgagttatgaacatttcgatcgaaccatgaatagtagtgaacaataaaacgtgcaggaaaaagtactgaggcctggcgtatttttactccaactttaaacgatcataactccttgtacataatgatctgggtgatctactatatattaacggaaatctctgcgagtcctctttcaaatgaaattggtttcatccaatttgtctattggagcaaaaagttatggtcaatctacttcaacctatcaaaagtgaatttttgggtcaacttcaaacaataataactcctcgtacacaatgatctgggtgagataatatatatcaaacaaaagatatgagagtcctctttctaatgaaattagtttcatccaatttggatattggagtaaaacgttatggttgatctacttcagactatcaaaacagtccatcaaaggacagattcgagaattatttaatttttaagggaattttggtcattatgccttcacttcatggacgaaaattgtccatttatacctatattgagccataaaattcatgttcttccatcaaaaatattgagagaactaaaccctaggCCAATTTTGAGAATATCTTccaatttcaccgtagaaattCGAATTTGATCCGATAATCGAACTCATCATCTCGAGACTTTTGaggagcaccccttatttgtgtgaataggattccataatcaagaggtcaatttcaaggtatgtgggtttttgaacaagattatcctttagATCTTTTGCCcgaaattttatttaattatgttgatataagattttacatgttttttcaTGGATTGGAAATATGATTTTGTAGCTCATATTGTTATCCatgaaatgtgaaattttttaaattggtacatatatgattttgaaatggaATTGTGTCCAAAATTACTTGGTTATTAATAtatgatgatttgaattattaaaccttgatttatacaattatatcattacttccttattatgacttgataattgttatcGAGAACTATGTATCCCTACTATTGATTATTCTTTCAAGTGTCTTTaaaatgtgagttggattgtgaattgaggcATGTTGATGTTAAAGTTGAAGGGCTATGATGAGCCTTGGCATTGTTTTagtgttattgatgttgtggtGGTTTAAAAAGGTGATACGTTTCGATGTTGGAAAATATtcttgatttgagtcgagttagggaTCCACAAATGATTATTACATAATTTGAGATTGATACATGATTTTGGTCATCATTGTTGACCCTTGAGATGTTTTGAAGTGGAAtccctaatgcgttctgagcttgtcggggaatAGTACTTAGcgccgagagggaaatttggtattttcccaaacctatgtgccaccgtagggttttttgatgatgatattattggataGAGAGCCCGATTgcgattattgtagttttaacgTCGTACTCCCTCACAAAGAGTATGACGTTTCCGCTaatgggggtttcaaatgttggtattccacatagctcacgtggagttgtcggttataggaaattcccctgtccataagaattatgtttattgaaataccgagtcactccgagttttgatatGGTAAGTCAAGTtacctatgatgatctataatgatttatgaggtttttctcctgcATTTCCTATCTAAGGTGTTATGAGTTGCACGactcaatgtcactcaagccatgggtgtcattatggtccgtatgtacgttttcacgaaatttatgatattatttatattttacatgctcccttacatactcagtacgtatcttgtgctaacccacatatttttctatgggctacattcttaccataatgtaggttcaggtactcagccgcagccgcgacagtgatatccgagtgccgcatctacattccttcagtggtgagtcctcatggtttgagaaCTAAGTTGCTAGTTTTGATGCTGTTGTTTTGGGacccctttggtctgttgagtcagttaggggtttgtcccaacggctcattgattttgctgtgTAGACTCTATgttagactagtgtattgttgggttggtttgtatATAGATATTCCATATACatacagtctaatgatattccgtgccatgtgcgatgtgatatgatatgtacttatatacatatccttagcgtagcatgtatgttgttgtgttggaacccaagggtagtgttttgttTTAAAGGGTTAGCTAGAGGCTATGTGTAGCtttgggcaccgtgtagcatctagggatgatatttcggggcgttacaatcttggtatctgagcctaaggtttaaaaagtcctaggaagtctgacaagccgcgttacgtagagtcttgatcattggtgtatagcgcgccacatctatgaacaagaggctacgggacattttaggaaaagtcatttcttttatCCTAAAAGAGTTTATCGTGCTTACAACTATTTCTTTATGCTGTTAACTCTTGcgctcttatgatagaaaatgcctccacatcgagctcGCAGAAACAACAACCAACGTCAACTCGTTGATCCGTTACATGAGACGGTATCCCTTGCTGAATTTCAAGCAGCTTTTCAGACACTAGCCCAGGtagttaccgccaatactcaggccaacGTTCCACCTCCGCAGGAAAATAATTCGGCAGCAGCACAAATTtgtgactttatgtggatgaatctaCCAGAGTTTATGGGacgagagcaggtgaggacccacagatgtatgttgataaaatgaagaaaattacacagattatgcacgtgaccgAGGAATAAAGTGTGGAGATAgcttcttatcggttgaaggatgtttCCTATGACTAGGTGtagatgtggaataagggtagagaggaagatactGCTCCAGTGACTTAGCAATTATTCtaagattctttcctcttgagttacggaaagctaagatagaggagtttatgaatttgagacaaggctccatatCGGTTAagaagtattgtcttaagtttaatcagctatcgaagtacgctCCTAATATGATGGCTAACTCGAGGACtcgtatgagcaagtttctaactggggtgttgagttatgtgttgaaagaatgtagatctgctatgattaacagggagattgatcttcctaggttaatgattcacgcccaacagattgagtcaaacaagataaaggaaagagaaagagtaagagggattaagagagtcaggtCGAAGCAAtaggggtctggtcagactagattctctggagggagtcgccctcagtttcaAAGACGTCCATTTATACCTGTGGCTTCCTCAGCTAGTACTCCTATATATAAGGGCAGGTAGGAGCTCGGGAATAGGTtggtaccttccaggtctcaggacagtgtaagcaaccAGCCTCATCCTCCTTTTTGTGCTAAGTGTAGTAAAGACCATCTtagggagtgttatatggggaaGCGGGGcttttttggttgtggcaagttgggccacatacttagagattgCCCGTATACCAGACAACGGAGTCGTGATGCCCGTCCCCAGAGTTAGGCTACCAATGCCCCGCTTCCTGTAGCCCGTctagttcctcctcagggtgctttatCTAGTACTGCTGGTGGTCAATGCGAAAATcgtttctatgctataccacctcatcaggagcaggaggactctcccgatgttgtcactggtatgctttgtgttttccattttgatgtctatgtattGATGGATCCTggttcaagtttctcttatgtgatacCTTTGGTTGCTGTAAACTTTGAAACAAATCCTGAACTAATTTTTAAACCTATTTGGGTTTATACCCCGATAGGAGAGTCTGTTATTGctaagcgagtgtataagaagtgtcccatcactgtccttcatcgggttatgtatgctgatttgatggagctagatatggttgattttgacatcattctgggtatggattggcttcactcgtgctatgaaTCTATAGATTGTCGTGCTCAAGTTGTTAAGTTTTACTTTCCTGATGAGCCTATTTTCGAATGGTCCAGAGTTTTGTGGCTCCTAAAGGCcgttttatatcctatctcaaagctaggaagttgatttccaagggttgcttttatcatctggtttgggttaaagacaccAAGTTTGAAACCCCGACCATTTAGTCGATtagtgttgttaatgagtttcttaatgttttcccaaaagatcttcctggagtacctcccgatagagagatagaatttgggattgaccttcttcctgatacttagcctatttccattccttcaTATGGTATGGCTCCtgctgaacttaaagagttgaaagagcaactcaaagatctcctagataagggtttcataaggcccagtgcgtctccttggggtgcacctgttctatttGTGTGGAAGAAAGATGGTACCTtccgtatgtgcattgattaccgtcaacttaacaaggtaactatcaagaaaaAATACTTCCTTCCTCAAATTGATGGCTTGTTTGATTAGCTGTAAGGTGCTagctatttttcaaaaataaaccttagatccggttatcaccaactcaaggttagggaatgtgatattcctaagacagccttccaaacttgttatggtcattttgaattcctagtgatgtcttttgggttaaccaatgctcctgtggctttcatggatcttatgagcCGAGTATTTAAGCAGTAGTTGGATTTATTTGTTATcatgttcatagatgacattcttgtttactcccgaagtgaggtcgatcatgcagaccatcttcgAATTGTGCTAAAAACTCTTAGGGCTCATCAACTGTTTTCCAAGTTTagcaaatgtgagttttggctaaggtccatAGATTTCTTGGGTGATgttgtttcttctgaaggtattacagttgatcctcaaaagatagaggctataaagagttggcctagacctatttctccctctgatatccaaagtttcttgggtctagctggttattatcctcattttgttgaagggttttattatattacgtctcctatgacccgtttgacccaaaagaaagtgaagtttctgtggtcagaatcttgtgagaagagttttcaggagttgaagactcgactcaattcagcccctatgttgactttgccggatggtgttgatggttttgtggtttattgtgatgcttccagagtgggtttgtgttgtgttttaatgcaaaaaggtaaagttatagcctatgcttctagacagttaaagcctcatgagaagaattatcctactcatcaCCTTGAATTAgttgctgtggtctttgctttgaaaatttggagacattatttgtatggtgtgcatgtagatgtcttcatggatcataaaagcttgcaatatgtgttcacccagaaagagttg
The Capsicum annuum cultivar UCD-10X-F1 chromosome 6, UCD10Xv1.1, whole genome shotgun sequence DNA segment above includes these coding regions:
- the LOC107874299 gene encoding uncharacterized protein LOC107874299; the encoded protein is MKRNIAKFMSKCATCQKVKIEHQMPSGVMQELSIPTLKWEEVNMDFVVGLPSSRCHHDSIWVVVDQLTKSVHFLPVHSSFTAEDYARLYIRELVKLPGKMPPHRARRNNNQRQLVDPLHETVSLAEFQAAFQTLAQVVTANTQANVPPPQENNSAAAQICDFMWMNLPEFMGREQVSPMKRLKRFGKKGKLSPCYVVPYKILSRIRKVAYEVDLPAELSNVLPIFHVSILK